A stretch of the Candidatus Jettenia sp. AMX2 genome encodes the following:
- a CDS encoding SAF domain-containing protein produces the protein MIIVDSALKKRQEEGNPVRVAVVGAGFIGKAVVYQIENYVTGMRLVALSNRTLSKAEQAIRLAGVSEIDIVENVTQLEESVAKSRHAITDNAMLLCEADGIDVIIEATSDVEFTANLAVHAIENKKNIVLMNADCDATVGPILKVKADRAGAVISATDGDQPGSMMNLYRFVKSIGYKPVLIGNMKGLQDFYRTPDTQKEFAAMYGLSPKMATSFADGTKISMENTLVANATGFKTGKRGMFGPKCDHVDNAKDLFSLELLLDGGIVDYILGARPGPGVFVLGYDENQHRIPYMRYYKLGDGPLYVFYTPYHLPTLEVPFTAARGVLFRDAAVAPLGGPVCDVMTVAKRNLKAGEVLDGAGGFTCYGMIENAVTCKKENLLLMGLSEGCRLKRNVPKDQPITNEDVEFLKGRLIDKLRAEQDAYFSES, from the coding sequence ATGATTATTGTTGACTCAGCGCTGAAAAAACGCCAGGAGGAAGGTAACCCGGTCCGTGTCGCGGTAGTAGGGGCTGGATTTATAGGAAAAGCCGTTGTTTACCAGATTGAAAATTATGTAACCGGAATGCGCCTTGTTGCTCTCTCTAACCGTACTCTTTCCAAGGCGGAACAGGCGATACGTCTGGCAGGCGTTAGCGAGATCGATATTGTCGAAAACGTCACGCAGCTTGAAGAGTCTGTTGCAAAAAGCCGTCATGCAATAACAGATAACGCTATGCTCCTATGTGAGGCCGATGGGATTGATGTAATCATTGAAGCTACAAGTGATGTAGAGTTCACGGCAAATCTGGCTGTTCATGCAATTGAAAACAAGAAAAATATCGTCCTGATGAATGCAGACTGCGATGCTACAGTAGGTCCCATCCTCAAGGTCAAAGCAGATCGTGCAGGGGCAGTAATAAGTGCTACGGACGGTGATCAGCCTGGCAGCATGATGAATCTGTACCGTTTTGTTAAATCAATCGGATATAAACCAGTTTTAATAGGAAATATGAAAGGGCTTCAGGATTTTTATCGTACCCCTGACACTCAGAAAGAGTTTGCCGCTATGTATGGTCTGTCTCCGAAAATGGCCACATCCTTTGCCGATGGTACCAAAATATCCATGGAGAATACCCTCGTTGCCAACGCTACGGGGTTTAAAACAGGTAAGAGAGGGATGTTTGGTCCAAAATGTGATCATGTCGATAACGCAAAAGATCTGTTTTCTCTGGAATTGCTTCTTGATGGAGGCATTGTTGATTATATCCTCGGGGCACGGCCTGGCCCCGGAGTGTTTGTGCTTGGTTACGATGAAAATCAACACAGGATACCCTATATGAGATACTATAAACTTGGCGATGGACCGCTCTATGTTTTCTATACGCCATATCATTTACCTACCCTGGAGGTTCCCTTTACTGCAGCCAGGGGCGTGCTCTTTCGTGATGCTGCTGTGGCTCCCCTTGGCGGTCCGGTTTGTGATGTGATGACAGTTGCTAAACGGAATCTGAAAGCAGGAGAAGTTTTAGACGGAGCGGGCGGGTTTACCTGTTACGGTATGATTGAGAATGCTGTTACCTGCAAGAAAGAAAACCTCTTACTCATGGGGTTGTCAGAAGGCTGCCGTCTCAAACGCAATGTGCCAAAAGATCAGCCGATCACAAATGAGGATGTGGAATTTCTCAAAGGCCGTCTGATCGATAAATTAAGGGCTGAACAGGATGCTTACTTTTCTGAATCATAG
- the rfbC gene encoding dTDP-4-dehydrorhamnose 3,5-epimerase — protein MIFVETPLQGSFIIIPERIKDIRGFFARTWCKKEFEAHGLNTVLTQSNIAFNHKKGTLRGMHFQKSPYEEIKLVRCTAGSIYDVIIDLRSHSSTYMKWTGVELTAENLKMLYVPAGFAHGYQTLADNSEVFYQVSQYYTPEAEDGVRWNDPAFQIEWPDDYRIISEKDQKWPDFKCHNI, from the coding sequence ATGATTTTTGTAGAGACGCCGCTGCAAGGTTCATTCATAATCATTCCGGAGAGAATAAAGGATATCCGGGGGTTTTTTGCCCGCACATGGTGTAAAAAGGAATTTGAGGCTCACGGGCTGAATACAGTGTTGACCCAAAGCAATATAGCTTTTAATCATAAAAAGGGAACATTACGGGGTATGCATTTCCAGAAATCACCATATGAAGAGATTAAACTGGTTCGTTGTACAGCCGGATCAATTTATGACGTAATTATTGATTTGCGCTCCCATTCTTCTACTTATATGAAATGGACAGGCGTTGAATTAACCGCGGAAAACCTGAAAATGCTCTATGTGCCTGCAGGATTTGCCCATGGTTATCAAACACTTGCTGACAACAGCGAGGTTTTCTACCAGGTATCACAATATTACACGCCTGAGGCGGAAGACGGTGTCAGATGGAATGATCCTGCTTTTCAGATAGAATGGCCTGATGACTACCGTATTATTTCTGAAAAAGACCAGAAGTGGCCTGATTTTAAATGTCATAACATTTGA
- the rfbG gene encoding CDP-glucose 4,6-dehydratase: protein MEFRECPLEGMVMNKLFWKNKKVLITGHTGFKGSWLSLWLQSCGSQVIGYALHPGVKPNLFENANVAEKMVSIFGDIRDLETLQSAFQKYKPEIIFHMAAQPLVRYSYNYPVETFAVNIMGTVNILEAVRHADSVRVVVNITSDKCYENKEWVWGYREADPMGGRDPYSSSKGCAELVTSSYRNSYFSGENFDCHRVAIATARAGNVIGGGDWSEDRLVPDVMRAFLDGRSAVIRYPNARRPWQHVLEPLSGYLFLAEKLWHDGSLFSQAWNFGPDDGDAKPVSWIVEYLVNVWGEGANWQVDKGNHPHEAHCLKLDCSKARALLGWTPKLHLSTALEWTCEFYKRYHNRENIHGIIKEQISRYENMVEL, encoded by the coding sequence TTGGAATTCCGGGAATGCCCCCTGGAAGGTATGGTGATGAACAAACTCTTCTGGAAAAATAAAAAAGTTCTTATAACAGGACATACAGGGTTTAAAGGAAGCTGGCTGTCATTGTGGTTGCAAAGTTGCGGTTCGCAGGTCATAGGTTATGCTTTACATCCTGGTGTGAAACCAAATTTGTTTGAAAATGCAAACGTTGCAGAAAAAATGGTTTCCATTTTTGGCGATATACGTGATTTAGAGACACTTCAGTCGGCGTTTCAGAAATACAAGCCTGAAATAATTTTTCATATGGCTGCTCAGCCATTGGTCCGATATTCCTATAATTATCCGGTAGAGACATTTGCAGTCAATATTATGGGTACTGTCAATATCCTGGAAGCTGTAAGGCATGCCGATAGTGTCCGTGTCGTAGTTAATATTACAAGTGATAAATGTTATGAAAACAAAGAATGGGTCTGGGGGTACAGGGAAGCTGATCCTATGGGGGGGCGTGATCCCTATTCAAGCAGCAAAGGATGTGCTGAACTTGTTACATCGTCTTACCGCAATTCCTACTTTTCAGGAGAAAATTTTGATTGCCATCGTGTTGCAATAGCAACTGCAAGAGCAGGTAATGTAATCGGCGGTGGAGACTGGTCCGAAGACCGTCTTGTACCTGATGTTATGAGGGCATTTCTCGACGGCCGATCTGCTGTAATCAGATATCCAAATGCCAGACGGCCCTGGCAGCATGTGCTTGAGCCGCTCTCGGGATATTTGTTTCTTGCAGAGAAGCTCTGGCATGATGGTTCTCTTTTCTCGCAGGCATGGAACTTTGGCCCTGATGATGGAGATGCAAAGCCTGTTTCTTGGATTGTTGAATACCTGGTAAACGTGTGGGGTGAGGGAGCGAACTGGCAGGTGGATAAAGGCAATCATCCGCATGAAGCGCATTGTCTGAAACTTGATTGCTCAAAAGCCAGGGCACTCCTGGGATGGACGCCAAAGTTGCATTTGTCCACAGCTCTGGAGTGGACATGCGAATTTTACAAGCGATATCATAACCGCGAAAATATCCATGGTATAATTAAGGAACAAATCTCACGCTATGAAAATATGGTGGAATTATGA
- the rfbF gene encoding glucose-1-phosphate cytidylyltransferase, producing MKTVILAGGYGTRISEESTIRPKPMVEIGGKPILWHIMKIYAAYGLNDFIICLGYKGHVIKEYFSNYFLYMSDVTYDLKNNSMQVHNNSVEPWKVTLVDTGEKTMTGGRIKKIKDYVDKETFCLTYGDGVSDVNIKELISFHRNQNTLATLTAVQPPGRFGAFKLNQDNCIIRTFKEKPLGDGAMINGGFFVLEPGIMDYIEGDLSVWEKEPMENLAKDNMLSAYRHAGFWEPMDTLRDKIHLEELWNSGNAPWKVW from the coding sequence ATGAAAACTGTGATACTTGCCGGAGGTTATGGGACGCGTATATCGGAAGAGAGTACAATACGTCCCAAGCCAATGGTGGAAATCGGCGGGAAGCCTATTCTCTGGCATATCATGAAAATCTATGCTGCCTATGGACTGAACGATTTCATTATCTGCCTCGGTTACAAGGGGCATGTTATCAAGGAATATTTTTCAAATTATTTTTTATATATGTCTGATGTCACATATGACCTGAAAAATAACAGTATGCAGGTGCATAATAATAGCGTGGAGCCATGGAAGGTCACGCTGGTTGATACAGGCGAAAAAACAATGACCGGAGGCAGAATAAAGAAGATAAAAGACTATGTGGATAAAGAAACATTCTGTCTGACCTATGGTGATGGAGTTTCAGATGTTAATATAAAAGAGTTAATTTCCTTTCACAGGAATCAGAATACTTTGGCAACGCTGACAGCGGTCCAGCCACCGGGGCGTTTTGGAGCGTTCAAACTGAATCAGGACAATTGTATAATCAGGACATTTAAGGAGAAACCTTTAGGTGATGGTGCAATGATCAACGGTGGTTTTTTTGTACTTGAACCAGGCATAATGGACTACATAGAGGGAGATTTATCTGTTTGGGAAAAAGAACCAATGGAAAACCTCGCAAAAGATAACATGCTTTCCGCTTATAGACATGCCGGATTTTGGGAGCCAATGGATACTCTGAGAGATAAGATACACCTGGAGGAGCTTTGGAATTCCGGGAATGCCCCCTGGAAGGTATGGTGA
- the lysS gene encoding lysine--tRNA ligase: MDKYELERFEKLQRLREKGIEPYGKRYDNKQSIQSVIESFMPERDDIKAKAAGRISTIRPHGKTAFLDIKDWTGKMQVYIKLGKVGPEKFEILKLLDLGDIIGVDGVLFKTKTGELTIFADDFTILSKSLLTPPEKWHGLKDTELRHRQRYVDLFTNTEVMNTFLKRIRIMKYIRKFLDDLGFVEVETPMMQPIPGGAVARPFITHHNALNIDLYLRIAPELYLKRLLVGGMERIYEINRNFRNEGISTRHNPEFTMMELYQAYSDYHGMMELTESIITSLVKELYGEYEITFGEQRINMAPPWRRATFSELLHECGGVSFDDTEGLIRKSKELGLETHGMEQGEIANAIFEHTVEKALINPTFVLDYPTSICPLTKVCEHDDRFAQRFELYISSMEIANSYSELNDALDQDKRFREQLGTEADITGKIDEDFLIALKYGMPPAGGLGIGIDRLIMILTNNVSIREIILFPTLKPK; encoded by the coding sequence ATGGACAAATATGAACTGGAACGTTTTGAAAAACTCCAGAGACTGCGTGAAAAAGGAATAGAGCCTTATGGCAAACGTTATGACAATAAACAATCTATTCAATCTGTTATTGAGAGTTTTATGCCTGAACGGGACGACATAAAGGCCAAAGCTGCCGGACGTATCTCAACCATACGCCCGCACGGAAAAACGGCTTTTTTAGATATTAAGGACTGGACGGGGAAAATGCAGGTTTATATAAAATTAGGCAAGGTTGGCCCCGAAAAATTTGAGATACTCAAATTGCTTGATTTAGGTGATATTATCGGTGTGGATGGTGTCCTTTTTAAAACCAAAACAGGCGAGCTTACCATATTTGCTGATGACTTTACGATCCTTTCAAAATCCCTGCTCACCCCGCCGGAAAAATGGCATGGATTAAAGGATACCGAATTAAGGCACCGGCAGCGGTATGTTGATTTATTTACCAACACAGAGGTAATGAATACCTTCCTGAAACGGATCAGGATCATGAAATATATCCGGAAATTCCTCGACGACCTGGGTTTTGTTGAGGTGGAAACACCAATGATGCAACCTATTCCCGGAGGCGCGGTAGCCAGGCCCTTTATCACACATCATAATGCCCTCAATATTGATTTATATCTCAGGATTGCCCCGGAACTCTATCTGAAAAGATTACTCGTGGGCGGAATGGAACGCATCTATGAAATCAACCGAAATTTCAGAAACGAAGGTATCTCTACGCGGCATAACCCAGAATTCACTATGATGGAGTTGTATCAGGCATACAGTGACTACCACGGGATGATGGAACTCACTGAAAGTATTATTACATCACTGGTAAAAGAATTATACGGTGAATATGAAATCACCTTCGGGGAACAGAGAATCAATATGGCACCACCATGGCGGCGAGCGACCTTTTCTGAACTCCTGCATGAATGTGGCGGTGTAAGTTTTGATGACACCGAAGGATTGATCAGGAAATCAAAGGAACTGGGACTTGAGACCCATGGTATGGAACAAGGTGAAATAGCAAATGCCATTTTTGAACATACCGTGGAAAAGGCGCTAATCAACCCTACCTTTGTGCTGGATTATCCCACCTCAATTTGTCCCCTTACAAAGGTATGTGAGCATGACGACCGGTTCGCCCAACGGTTTGAATTATATATCTCCTCCATGGAGATAGCCAACTCCTATTCTGAGCTCAATGACGCCCTGGATCAGGATAAACGTTTCCGGGAACAGTTAGGCACCGAAGCCGATATTACCGGGAAGATAGATGAGGATTTCCTAATTGCTTTAAAATACGGCATGCCTCCGGCAGGCGGACTCGGAATTGGTATTGACAGGCTTATTATGATCCTGACCAATAATGTCTCCATACGGGAAATTATCCTTTTTCCTACCCTTAAGCCTAAATAG
- a CDS encoding polysaccharide deacetylase family protein codes for MLYLLAVFIWQSLPCPTVVEINLMTKTNTPLYIAISLDIDPDANTAVAGRYDALSSPIQYGRIQIGACKKGLQKIFRLLDTYAIEATLFYEARTAQMLIAEGMDLPGLSERHEVSCHSLKHEDFTGKVSGMPMKPDCIERTIIEATQILENIFGRVVKGFRAPYTRINAPVVQALEKLGFRYDSSETIPLGNGWKGNPFPLEMFNSHLLELALPSLCDVHGKKMSSYLWAFFEGKRIAREYIDIVLHAREIAKGGLFIIAMHPWHFLVNYRGIPFSKEQADHHVNGFEYILSRLKQLHGVQLIRMDNYLETWLKSGKA; via the coding sequence TTGCTTTACCTCCTGGCCGTTTTTATCTGGCAGTCACTGCCCTGCCCTACTGTCGTTGAAATAAACCTTATGACAAAGACAAATACTCCTCTGTATATTGCAATATCACTTGACATCGATCCTGATGCCAATACCGCTGTTGCAGGGCGGTACGATGCGCTTTCTTCTCCAATACAATACGGCAGGATACAGATAGGGGCATGCAAAAAGGGGCTTCAGAAAATTTTCAGATTACTGGATACCTATGCCATAGAAGCCACTTTGTTTTATGAAGCGCGAACGGCACAAATGCTGATTGCGGAAGGGATGGATTTGCCTGGATTATCTGAAAGGCATGAGGTATCCTGCCATTCGTTAAAACACGAAGATTTTACCGGAAAGGTTTCCGGTATGCCTATGAAGCCTGACTGCATTGAAAGAACTATCATTGAGGCAACACAAATCCTTGAAAATATTTTCGGGCGTGTTGTCAAAGGATTCCGGGCGCCTTACACAAGGATTAACGCCCCTGTGGTACAAGCCCTTGAAAAACTGGGGTTCCGGTACGACTCATCAGAAACAATACCTCTTGGCAACGGATGGAAGGGTAATCCGTTTCCACTCGAAATGTTCAATTCCCATCTTTTAGAACTGGCATTACCTTCTCTTTGTGATGTACACGGCAAAAAAATGTCTTCTTACCTGTGGGCCTTTTTTGAGGGGAAAAGGATTGCCCGGGAATATATTGACATTGTCCTGCACGCAAGAGAGATCGCAAAAGGAGGGCTCTTTATCATTGCAATGCATCCGTGGCATTTCCTGGTAAATTACCGGGGAATTCCATTCAGCAAAGAACAGGCTGATCATCATGTAAATGGCTTTGAATATATACTTTCCCGGCTAAAACAACTTCATGGAGTTCAACTGATACGGATGGATAACTATTTGGAAACCTGGCTGAAATCAGGGAAGGCATAA
- a CDS encoding LysR family transcriptional regulator, with the protein MKVKFKVWLEENDGVAFAEGRKMLLEAVDRLGSLNAAAKELGMSYRAAWGKVKATEKALGVKLLEVTTGGKGGGGAILTKEAKKLISDYKKYTSRIAVLLEKEFKRVFKEKNG; encoded by the coding sequence ATGAAAGTGAAATTTAAGGTATGGCTGGAAGAGAATGACGGGGTCGCCTTTGCCGAAGGGAGAAAGATGTTGTTGGAGGCGGTAGACCGCCTCGGGTCCCTGAATGCAGCAGCGAAGGAATTAGGCATGTCATACCGTGCTGCATGGGGTAAGGTTAAGGCAACAGAAAAGGCATTGGGTGTAAAATTGCTGGAGGTTACTACGGGCGGAAAAGGCGGAGGCGGCGCCATTCTCACAAAGGAAGCGAAAAAGCTGATATCGGACTATAAAAAATATACCAGCAGGATAGCCGTATTGTTGGAAAAAGAATTTAAACGTGTTTTTAAAGAGAAGAACGGATAA
- a CDS encoding TOBE domain-containing protein — protein sequence MAGRLPGTIINITQGQIHAHVQILWKDIPLSVIVTRASCEDMHLAIGDAITVIIKGTDVMLAKSFSGMLSARNKAKGVVKQIIQGDVLSKVLVESQGDVFPAMITNTSMKEMDIRNGDEVIAIVKSTELILSKEIES from the coding sequence ATGGCCGGCAGGCTTCCCGGAACAATTATTAATATAACACAGGGGCAGATTCATGCCCATGTCCAGATCTTGTGGAAAGATATACCCTTGAGTGTTATTGTTACAAGGGCTTCGTGCGAGGATATGCATCTTGCCATAGGTGATGCCATTACGGTGATTATAAAAGGTACGGACGTTATGCTTGCAAAATCCTTTTCTGGAATGCTCAGTGCAAGAAATAAAGCAAAAGGGGTTGTAAAACAGATTATTCAGGGAGATGTGCTATCAAAGGTTCTTGTAGAGTCCCAGGGGGATGTGTTCCCTGCTATGATCACAAATACCTCCATGAAGGAGATGGACATCCGGAATGGTGACGAAGTTATAGCAATCGTAAAATCAACGGAACTGATATTGTCAAAGGAAATCGAGTCATAG
- the modA gene encoding molybdate ABC transporter substrate-binding protein: MRCKIFTMGIVSFVVSFLAITVVWSEDRLTLFVGAASKPPVEEIVKLFQKETGVKVGVTFGGSGYVLSQMILAKKGDIYFPGSSDYMERAKREGFVYPDTEKIVVYLVPAINVQRGNPKNIKGLDDLCRPGVRVAIANPENVCVGEYAVEIIEKSLTPSDIKKFKKNIVNYMVSCEKTMMAVALKSVDAVIGWRVFEHWNPDLVETIPLKTDELVRVGYIPIAISQFTQNRELAQKFIDFVLSEEGSSVFKKYKYFTLPEEAFNWIGQIIPVGGEYQLPKGWVKK, encoded by the coding sequence GTGAGATGTAAAATATTTACTATGGGCATTGTTTCTTTTGTTGTTTCTTTTCTGGCAATAACCGTTGTCTGGTCTGAAGACAGGCTCACACTCTTTGTTGGTGCTGCAAGTAAGCCACCGGTCGAGGAGATTGTAAAACTGTTTCAAAAAGAGACTGGTGTTAAGGTTGGTGTAACCTTTGGCGGTTCCGGTTATGTGCTTTCTCAAATGATTCTGGCAAAAAAGGGAGATATCTATTTCCCGGGTTCTTCAGATTATATGGAGAGGGCAAAAAGAGAAGGATTTGTGTATCCTGATACAGAAAAAATAGTTGTTTATCTTGTTCCCGCTATCAATGTACAACGGGGGAATCCCAAAAACATCAAGGGCCTGGACGATCTTTGCCGTCCTGGCGTGAGGGTGGCAATAGCTAACCCGGAAAATGTATGCGTTGGGGAATATGCAGTAGAGATAATTGAAAAATCCCTTACTCCCAGCGATATAAAGAAATTCAAAAAAAACATTGTCAACTATATGGTAAGTTGCGAAAAGACCATGATGGCTGTAGCATTAAAATCTGTAGACGCGGTGATAGGATGGAGGGTGTTTGAACACTGGAACCCCGATCTGGTTGAAACCATACCATTGAAAACTGATGAGTTGGTTCGGGTAGGTTATATCCCCATTGCCATCTCTCAATTTACCCAAAACAGGGAACTTGCTCAAAAGTTTATCGATTTCGTACTCTCGGAAGAGGGTTCTTCTGTTTTCAAAAAATACAAATATTTCACCTTACCTGAGGAAGCGTTTAACTGGATCGGACAAATAATACCGGTTGGCGGTGAGTATCAATTACCAAAGGGATGGGTGAAAAAATAA
- a CDS encoding ABC transporter permease subunit, producing the protein MSERVLFSIRLSLMAATITTFLSMCIAIPSAYALSRYHFVGKRIIDTILELPMIVSPAALGAIILIFFNNPVGSWIQEHAIQFVFAVPGIIIAQFITTAGIATRMLKAAMDEVPKKYEDVAYSLGASPLRAFFTVTVPLCKTGIIASAILTWAKALGEFGATITVAGTMAMRTETMPVAIFLKLASADIKGTVILIVILITIGMGLLFFIGETLRRFAKPSELQGL; encoded by the coding sequence TTGAGTGAAAGAGTCTTGTTTTCCATTCGTCTCAGTCTTATGGCTGCCACCATTACTACCTTCCTTTCGATGTGTATTGCTATACCTTCTGCATATGCACTATCACGCTACCATTTTGTCGGAAAAAGGATAATCGATACGATCCTGGAACTTCCCATGATTGTCTCTCCTGCAGCCCTTGGTGCAATAATCCTTATATTTTTTAATAATCCGGTTGGAAGCTGGATACAGGAACACGCAATCCAGTTTGTATTTGCTGTTCCAGGGATTATCATTGCGCAATTTATTACCACCGCAGGCATTGCCACACGTATGCTAAAGGCAGCAATGGATGAGGTTCCGAAGAAGTATGAAGATGTGGCGTATTCACTCGGGGCTTCGCCTTTAAGGGCATTTTTTACTGTTACTGTTCCCCTGTGTAAAACGGGCATTATTGCAAGCGCAATACTTACCTGGGCAAAGGCGCTGGGAGAGTTTGGTGCCACGATTACTGTAGCCGGTACTATGGCAATGAGGACAGAAACAATGCCTGTGGCTATATTCCTGAAACTTGCTTCCGCAGATATAAAAGGTACGGTTATCCTTATAGTTATATTAATAACAATAGGTATGGGTTTGTTGTTTTTCATAGGTGAAACGCTCAGAAGATTTGCAAAGCCATCAGAATTACAAGGATTGTAA
- a CDS encoding ATP-binding cassette domain-containing protein has product MLSICLKKIWHKFRLDVTFEVPGGKTTALFGPSGSGKSTVLRLISGLEIAEAGTISYKNNLWFDKIKRVNIQPQQRSVGFVFQDYALFPHMTVEKNVTYGIKEKGKLNEVKELLSLAGLSGYEHSYPAQLSGGQKQRVALIRALAKKPDLLLLDEPLSALDWETRRQLQEDLKQILKQFQVTVLYVTHDVTEVYKLADHVIVLESGRVVKQGTPEDIFMGKKLSTRIQVVGKVVDIESDSIMAAVTVMHEDKYFKTLIDKEEVDRMNLEKGDDVVIGAKSSDVIVFKIFTTA; this is encoded by the coding sequence ATGTTGAGTATATGTCTAAAAAAAATATGGCATAAATTCAGGTTAGATGTAACCTTCGAGGTTCCTGGCGGGAAGACTACTGCATTGTTTGGCCCTTCTGGGTCCGGGAAGTCAACTGTGCTACGTCTGATTTCTGGTTTGGAAATAGCAGAAGCCGGAACGATTTCTTATAAAAATAATTTGTGGTTTGATAAGATAAAAAGGGTTAACATTCAACCACAGCAACGTTCAGTAGGATTTGTATTTCAGGATTATGCCCTGTTTCCCCATATGACTGTGGAAAAGAATGTGACTTATGGCATAAAGGAAAAGGGAAAGTTAAATGAAGTAAAAGAACTTTTATCCCTTGCTGGTTTGTCCGGATACGAACATTCTTATCCCGCTCAGTTATCCGGAGGGCAAAAGCAAAGGGTTGCACTAATCCGTGCTCTGGCTAAGAAACCAGATCTTTTACTCCTGGACGAACCGCTTTCTGCGCTGGACTGGGAAACGCGCAGACAATTACAGGAGGATTTAAAACAGATCCTAAAGCAGTTTCAGGTAACCGTGCTTTATGTAACTCACGATGTGACAGAGGTGTATAAACTAGCTGACCATGTGATTGTACTGGAATCAGGGAGGGTAGTGAAACAGGGTACCCCTGAAGATATATTTATGGGAAAAAAATTAAGTACCCGTATTCAGGTAGTAGGGAAAGTTGTAGATATAGAATCAGATTCCATTATGGCCGCTGTTACTGTTATGCATGAAGACAAGTATTTTAAAACCCTGATTGATAAGGAAGAAGTGGATCGGATGAATTTAGAAAAAGGAGATGATGTTGTAATCGGGGCGAAATCATCCGATGTTATCGTATTTAAGATTTTCACTACGGCTTAA
- the phoU gene encoding phosphate signaling complex protein PhoU encodes MERHFDQQLGALRKNLIHMASIVETAIANAIKSLIERDSELAHQVVLNDKQVDALELEIDKQCIDLLALQQPLAIDLRFITSAIKITNNLERMGDLSSNIAERVIPLNQEPQLKPLIDIPRMATITQTMVKDSIDAFVNRDTELARSVCERDSTVDALNDQIFRELLTYMMQDPANITRAVHLMLISRHLERIADHSTNIAEEVIYIVKAKVIKHRGYYPEKP; translated from the coding sequence ATGGAACGACATTTTGACCAACAACTGGGGGCACTGAGAAAGAATCTTATTCATATGGCCTCCATTGTAGAAACAGCTATTGCCAATGCAATAAAATCACTGATAGAAAGGGATAGTGAGCTGGCACACCAGGTTGTTCTTAACGATAAACAGGTGGATGCCCTTGAATTGGAGATCGATAAACAGTGTATAGATTTACTGGCATTACAACAGCCATTGGCCATTGACCTCCGGTTCATTACCTCTGCTATCAAGATTACCAATAACCTTGAACGTATGGGAGACCTCTCCAGCAATATTGCGGAACGTGTAATACCACTCAATCAGGAACCGCAGCTCAAACCACTGATTGACATTCCGAGGATGGCTACCATTACCCAAACAATGGTTAAAGACAGTATCGATGCCTTTGTAAACCGTGATACCGAACTGGCCCGTTCGGTATGTGAACGGGATTCTACCGTTGATGCCTTAAATGATCAGATATTTCGTGAATTATTAACCTATATGATGCAGGATCCGGCTAATATAACACGTGCAGTTCACCTTATGCTCATATCCCGTCATCTGGAAAGGATAGCCGACCACTCCACCAATATTGCCGAAGAGGTTATCTACATCGTCAAGGCAAAAGTCATTAAACATCGCGGTTATTACCCCGAAAAACCCTGA